A section of the Pedobacter sp. HDW13 genome encodes:
- a CDS encoding c-type cytochrome: MNYKKTIVMALLACFAFSLSAFMPKPEPEPKAKNLKVLPKNISKEELDKVMDDFKLALGVRCSHCHASMKDNPRKMDFASDEKPEKETARKMMRMTAKINKKYFHNALQEGKTITQIACITCHNGKTEPGK, encoded by the coding sequence ATGAATTATAAAAAGACCATCGTAATGGCCTTATTGGCTTGCTTTGCATTTAGCCTGAGCGCCTTTATGCCTAAACCTGAACCAGAGCCAAAAGCAAAAAATTTAAAGGTATTGCCTAAAAACATCAGCAAGGAAGAACTCGACAAAGTAATGGACGATTTTAAGCTGGCTTTAGGCGTACGTTGTAGCCATTGCCATGCCTCAATGAAAGATAACCCGAGGAAAATGGATTTCGCCAGCGATGAAAAACCTGAGAAGGAAACAGCCCGTAAAATGATGCGCATGACGGCTAAGATCAATAAGAAATATTTCCACAACGCCCTGCAGGAAGGAAAAACCATTACCCAAATTGCCTGTATAACCTGCCACAATGGTAAAACAGAACCAGGTAAGTAA
- a CDS encoding AIR synthase related protein, whose protein sequence is MSDNRYNQRGVSASKEDVHNAIKNIDKGIFPKAFCKIIPDILGGDEAYCNIMHADGAGTKSSLAYVYWKETGDISVWKGIAQDAIIMNIDDLICVGATDNILLSSTIGRNKNLIPGEVIAAVINGTEEILADLREQDISIYSTGGETADVGDLVRTIIVDSTVTCRLKREEIISNDNIKPGDVIVALASSGQATYETEYNGGMGSNGLTSARHDVFDKSVANAYPESFDPAVPFDLVFSGGKKLTDEIDIEGHGKITVGKLVLSPTRTYAPVIKQILEKHRSQINGIVHCSGGAQTKVLHFVNDDIHVIKNDLFPVPPLFKLIQEESGTDWKEMYKVFNMGHRMELYVPQDIAASIIEISKSFNIDAKIIGRVEKGEQKQVTIESEKGTFVYN, encoded by the coding sequence ATGAGTGATAACAGGTACAATCAACGTGGCGTTTCTGCCTCAAAAGAAGATGTGCACAATGCCATCAAAAACATCGATAAAGGAATTTTCCCAAAAGCATTCTGCAAAATCATCCCCGATATTTTAGGTGGAGATGAGGCTTATTGCAATATCATGCATGCCGATGGCGCAGGTACCAAATCATCTTTAGCCTACGTATATTGGAAAGAAACCGGCGATATTTCAGTTTGGAAAGGTATTGCGCAAGATGCCATCATTATGAATATTGATGACCTGATTTGTGTAGGTGCTACCGATAACATCCTCCTGTCATCAACCATAGGCCGTAATAAAAACCTGATTCCGGGCGAAGTAATTGCAGCTGTAATTAACGGTACCGAAGAAATTTTGGCCGATCTGCGCGAGCAAGACATTTCAATTTACTCTACCGGTGGCGAAACAGCCGATGTGGGCGATCTTGTACGTACCATTATTGTTGATTCTACCGTTACCTGCCGCTTAAAGCGCGAAGAGATCATCAGCAACGATAACATTAAACCTGGCGACGTAATTGTAGCCCTGGCCTCATCGGGGCAAGCTACGTACGAAACAGAATACAACGGTGGTATGGGCTCAAACGGACTAACCTCTGCCCGTCACGATGTATTTGATAAATCGGTTGCCAATGCTTACCCTGAAAGCTTCGACCCTGCAGTGCCTTTTGATCTGGTTTTCTCAGGCGGCAAAAAACTAACCGACGAAATCGATATCGAAGGCCATGGCAAAATAACAGTAGGTAAACTGGTACTTTCACCTACCCGTACCTATGCACCTGTAATTAAACAGATACTGGAAAAACACCGCAGTCAGATTAATGGCATTGTACATTGCAGTGGTGGTGCACAAACCAAGGTATTGCATTTCGTTAACGACGATATCCACGTCATTAAAAACGATTTATTCCCTGTACCGCCGCTATTTAAACTCATACAGGAAGAATCGGGTACTGATTGGAAAGAAATGTACAAAGTGTTTAACATGGGGCACCGTATGGAGCTATATGTGCCACAGGATATTGCTGCCAGCATTATCGAAATTTCGAAAAGCTTTAATATCGACGCCAAAATTATTGGCCGGGTAGAAAAAGGCGAACAAAAACAAGTAACAATAGAAAGCGAAAAAGGAACATTTGTTTACAACTAA
- a CDS encoding glutamine synthetase III, translated as MKSLRTIALKEAQNRISPEVKSPSAKISDFFGANVFDKKKMRDFLSKDVYEKLISSINQGELINAEDANQIATAMKSWAMAAGATHYTHWFQPLTGTTAEKHDSFFEPSGEGAIEKFAGSALVQQEPDASSFPNGGIRNTFEARGYTAWDPSSPAFIMESKAGKTLCIPTVFVSYTGEALDYKAPLLKALAALDKAAVDVCQYFDKSITKVNASLGIEQEYFLVDESLFNARPDLLLTGRALFGHMSAKGQQLEDHYFGSIPERVFTYMVDFENEALKLGIPLKTRHNEVAPSQFECAPIYEEINLAIDHNQLLMDLMEKVARRHHFRVLLHEKPYAGINGSGKHNNWSLITDTGKNLLAPGKTPKNNLMFLAFFVNTIKAVSEHADLLRASIASVSNDHRLGANEAPPAIISIFLGSQLNDVLDEIEHSRISKKIKEDNALWLGIPKIPQILLDNTDRNRTSPFAFTGNKFELRAVGSSANSSAPMTILNAIMAEQLVKFKAEVDKLIKKGDKKDIALLTVIKKYIKESKAIRFEGNGYSQEWEDEAAVRGLSNIKTTPKALDAYLTEKSAELFATTGIYSAREIHARHEIMLENFYKKLQIEARVMGEVANTAIIPAVIAYQNSLIENVKGLKELGVDSKSSLEIVKKLSEHLDIVKSNIDAMLEERKVTNKLEDTREKAIAYDEKVKSYFDTIRYHADKLEQIVDDSVWPLPKFRELLFMK; from the coding sequence ATGAAAAGCTTAAGAACCATCGCATTAAAAGAGGCTCAAAACAGAATTTCACCAGAAGTTAAATCTCCTTCAGCAAAAATCTCTGACTTTTTTGGCGCTAATGTATTTGATAAGAAAAAAATGAGAGATTTCTTATCTAAAGACGTGTATGAGAAATTAATTTCATCTATCAACCAAGGTGAGTTAATTAACGCAGAAGACGCAAACCAGATTGCTACCGCCATGAAATCATGGGCAATGGCTGCTGGTGCAACCCACTATACACACTGGTTCCAGCCTTTAACAGGTACTACAGCCGAAAAACACGATTCGTTTTTTGAGCCTAGCGGAGAAGGCGCAATCGAAAAATTTGCAGGTAGCGCTTTGGTTCAGCAAGAGCCAGATGCATCGAGTTTCCCTAACGGTGGTATCCGTAACACTTTCGAAGCTCGTGGTTATACTGCATGGGATCCTTCATCTCCGGCCTTCATTATGGAAAGTAAAGCAGGTAAAACTCTTTGCATCCCTACAGTTTTCGTATCATACACTGGCGAAGCTTTAGATTATAAAGCACCTTTATTAAAAGCATTAGCTGCATTAGATAAAGCTGCTGTTGATGTTTGCCAGTATTTCGATAAGAGCATCACTAAAGTAAATGCTTCTTTAGGTATTGAGCAAGAATATTTCCTTGTTGATGAGTCGTTATTCAACGCCCGTCCGGATTTATTATTAACTGGCCGTGCTTTATTCGGACACATGTCTGCTAAAGGTCAGCAATTAGAAGATCACTATTTCGGTTCTATTCCTGAGCGTGTATTCACTTACATGGTAGATTTCGAAAACGAAGCTTTAAAATTAGGTATTCCTTTAAAAACCCGTCACAATGAGGTTGCACCTTCTCAGTTCGAGTGTGCGCCAATTTATGAAGAAATCAACTTAGCTATCGATCACAACCAATTGTTGATGGATTTGATGGAAAAAGTTGCCCGTCGTCACCACTTCCGTGTTTTATTACACGAAAAACCATACGCAGGTATCAACGGATCAGGTAAACACAATAACTGGTCGTTAATTACAGATACTGGTAAAAACTTATTGGCACCAGGTAAAACGCCAAAAAACAACTTAATGTTCCTTGCTTTCTTTGTTAACACCATTAAAGCAGTTAGCGAGCATGCAGATTTATTACGTGCAAGTATTGCATCAGTAAGCAACGATCACCGTTTAGGTGCTAACGAGGCGCCACCTGCAATTATCTCCATCTTCTTAGGTTCGCAATTGAACGATGTATTAGACGAGATCGAGCACTCACGTATCAGCAAAAAAATCAAAGAAGATAACGCACTTTGGTTAGGTATCCCTAAAATCCCTCAGATTTTATTAGATAACACCGACCGTAACCGTACTTCACCTTTCGCCTTTACAGGTAACAAATTTGAGTTAAGAGCTGTAGGTTCGTCTGCAAACTCTTCTGCTCCAATGACGATCTTAAACGCGATCATGGCCGAGCAATTGGTTAAATTTAAAGCTGAAGTTGATAAGTTAATTAAGAAAGGTGATAAAAAAGACATCGCTTTATTAACAGTAATCAAAAAATACATCAAAGAATCAAAAGCAATCCGTTTCGAAGGTAATGGTTACAGCCAGGAGTGGGAAGATGAAGCTGCAGTACGCGGTTTATCAAACATCAAAACTACACCTAAAGCTTTAGATGCTTACTTAACTGAGAAATCGGCTGAGTTATTTGCAACAACTGGTATTTATAGCGCACGTGAAATTCATGCCCGTCATGAAATCATGTTAGAAAACTTCTACAAAAAATTACAGATCGAAGCACGTGTAATGGGCGAAGTTGCTAACACTGCTATTATCCCTGCTGTAATTGCTTACCAAAATTCATTAATCGAAAACGTTAAAGGATTAAAAGAACTTGGTGTTGATAGCAAATCTTCATTAGAAATTGTTAAAAAACTATCTGAGCACTTAGATATCGTTAAGAGTAATATCGATGCGATGTTAGAAGAACGTAAAGTAACCAACAAATTGGAAGACACCCGCGAAAAAGCGATTGCTTACGATGAGAAAGTTAAATCTTACTTCGATACCATCCGTTACCACGCTGATAAACTAGAGCAAATCGTTGACGATAGCGTTTGGCCTTTACCAAAATTCAGAGAATTGTTATTCATGAAATAA
- a CDS encoding energy transducer TonB — MFNSSINVYKTEWLDLVFADRNKNYGAYDLRAKSSSIMTRALFVAGSLFLLLCFSPLIYAKLFPKDIITDGVGKVIHITPPDRIHQMKKDEPKPEKKPEPAKADPVKVKTVALPNNIVVVNKVDLPDPPTVAEIEKAVISDKTQDGIVSPGAVITDNKGNGDGTGTAKDGTGTESNEVVGLSGVDEYPEFTGGAKAWSKYMERNLRYPSRAQDESIGGKVFVSFVVEKDGSITDVSVIKGIGFGCDEEAMKVIKKSPLWKPGRNKGVPVRVRYNMAINFQISN; from the coding sequence ATGTTCAACTCTTCTATTAACGTATACAAAACCGAGTGGCTCGATCTTGTATTTGCAGACCGCAACAAAAATTATGGCGCTTATGATTTAAGAGCTAAATCTTCGTCGATTATGACCAGGGCTCTTTTCGTAGCCGGAAGCTTGTTTTTACTGTTGTGCTTTTCTCCTTTAATTTATGCCAAATTGTTTCCGAAGGATATTATTACTGATGGGGTGGGGAAAGTTATTCATATAACTCCGCCAGATCGCATTCATCAAATGAAAAAGGATGAGCCAAAGCCAGAAAAGAAACCTGAACCTGCAAAGGCCGATCCGGTTAAGGTTAAAACAGTTGCTTTGCCAAATAATATTGTTGTGGTAAATAAAGTAGATCTTCCCGATCCGCCAACGGTTGCAGAGATAGAAAAGGCAGTGATTAGCGATAAAACACAGGATGGTATTGTAAGCCCCGGGGCAGTTATTACCGACAATAAAGGTAATGGTGACGGGACAGGAACCGCTAAAGATGGTACTGGTACGGAATCAAATGAAGTTGTTGGTTTGAGTGGTGTAGATGAATATCCTGAATTTACGGGCGGAGCCAAAGCGTGGTCTAAATATATGGAACGTAATTTAAGGTATCCATCAAGAGCGCAGGATGAAAGTATAGGTGGAAAGGTTTTTGTAAGTTTTGTGGTAGAGAAAGATGGTTCGATTACAGATGTATCAGTAATTAAAGGAATTGGTTTTGGTTGCGATGAAGAAGCAATGAAAGTAATTAAAAAATCGCCGCTTTGGAAACCAGGCCGTAATAAAGGTGTGCCTGTAAGGGTAAGGTACAACATGGCCATCAATTTCCAGATTTCTAATTAA